From a region of the Synechococcus sp. RS9916 genome:
- a CDS encoding LD-carboxypeptidase, whose amino-acid sequence MGEGLRFARLGRRDLLRVGLSGAGLGILGPAIGASGRAEARPLSVLPAPKPLRPGACLRAVNPGTWMDPAIDLQRLRQRCEAQGWKLEVPASVLGQWRYFSAKDRERVADLEAAWRDPKVDAVISLGGGWGGARVLEAGFRFPRRAKWALGFSDNSSLLLAQWAAGLPGALHGSSGGAEEQWQRTVDLLTGCPVAPLQGRGVRPGQSEGPLVVTNLTVATHLIATRWMPDLRGSILVFEDVGEAPYRVDRMLTHWRTAGLLQGLAGVACGRFSWAEDDILPGDFSMDEILEERLGDLGIPLVLDLPVGHGRPNLALPIGAQARLDGRRGVLSVLS is encoded by the coding sequence GTGGGGGAAGGGCTTCGCTTCGCACGCCTCGGTCGCCGCGACCTGTTGCGGGTTGGTCTTTCAGGGGCTGGTCTCGGGATTTTGGGACCAGCGATTGGGGCTTCTGGCCGTGCTGAGGCGCGGCCCTTGTCTGTGCTCCCTGCACCGAAGCCCTTGCGGCCCGGTGCCTGCCTTCGGGCGGTCAATCCAGGCACCTGGATGGATCCAGCCATTGACCTTCAGCGCCTGAGGCAACGTTGTGAGGCCCAGGGCTGGAAGCTCGAGGTTCCAGCGTCAGTTCTGGGGCAGTGGCGCTACTTCTCGGCCAAAGATCGTGAACGGGTGGCTGACCTGGAAGCAGCCTGGCGTGATCCCAAGGTGGATGCCGTGATCAGTCTTGGTGGTGGTTGGGGCGGTGCTCGTGTTCTGGAAGCGGGCTTTCGCTTCCCCCGCCGTGCCAAATGGGCATTGGGGTTTTCAGACAACAGCTCTCTTTTGCTGGCCCAGTGGGCTGCTGGTTTACCCGGTGCTCTGCACGGGTCGAGTGGTGGCGCCGAGGAGCAGTGGCAGCGCACCGTTGATCTGCTGACTGGATGCCCTGTGGCACCGCTCCAGGGGCGGGGAGTTCGCCCTGGTCAGAGTGAGGGCCCTCTTGTGGTGACCAACCTCACGGTGGCAACGCATCTGATTGCTACCCGCTGGATGCCTGATCTGCGTGGATCAATCCTCGTTTTCGAAGACGTTGGCGAGGCCCCTTACCGGGTGGATCGCATGCTGACCCACTGGCGTACAGCGGGTTTGCTTCAGGGATTGGCAGGCGTGGCTTGTGGGCGCTTCAGTTGGGCTGAGGATGACATCCTTCCCGGCGATTTCAGCATGGATGAAATCCTGGAGGAGCGACTGGGAGATCTGGGTATCCCCCTGGTGCTTGATCTGCCGGTGGGCCATGGGCGTCCGAATCTGGCGCTGCCGATCGGTGCGCAGGCCCGTCTCGACGGTCGCCGGGGGGTGCTCAGTGTGTTGTCTTGA
- the fba gene encoding class II fructose-bisphosphate aldolase (catalyzes the reversible aldol condensation of dihydroxyacetonephosphate and glyceraldehyde 3-phosphate in the Calvin cycle, glycolysis, and/or gluconeogenesis) has product MALVPLRLLLDHAAENGYGIPAFNVNNLEQVQSIMEAAHETDSPVILQASRGARTYAGESFLRHLILAAVETYPDIPVVMHQDHGNSPSTCYGAAANGFTSVMMDGSLEADAKTPASYEYNVAVTKEVVDVAHAIGVSVEGELGCLGSLETGKGEAEDGHGFEGELSKDQLLTDPAEAADFVAKTKVDALAIAIGTSHGAYKFTRKPTGEVLAISRIAEIHKAIPNTHLVMHGSSSVPQEWLEMINKYGGQIPETYGVPVEEIQEGIRNGVRKVNIDTDNRLAFTAAVREAAAADPANFDPRHFNKPARKYMKQVCLDRYQQFWAAGNASKIKQRDINYYAGLYAKGSLDPKTAVAA; this is encoded by the coding sequence ATGGCGCTCGTCCCGCTTCGGCTCCTGCTCGACCACGCCGCCGAAAACGGCTACGGCATCCCTGCGTTCAACGTCAACAACCTTGAGCAGGTCCAGTCGATCATGGAGGCGGCTCACGAGACCGACTCTCCCGTGATCCTCCAGGCCTCCCGTGGTGCACGCACCTACGCCGGTGAAAGCTTCCTGCGTCACCTGATCCTGGCGGCTGTCGAGACCTATCCCGACATCCCTGTGGTGATGCACCAGGACCACGGCAACAGCCCTTCCACCTGCTACGGCGCTGCTGCTAACGGTTTCACCTCCGTGATGATGGACGGCTCCCTGGAAGCCGACGCCAAGACTCCTGCCAGCTACGAGTACAACGTGGCTGTCACCAAGGAAGTGGTGGACGTGGCTCATGCCATCGGCGTCAGCGTCGAAGGTGAGCTGGGTTGCCTGGGTTCCCTCGAGACCGGTAAGGGCGAAGCAGAAGATGGCCACGGCTTCGAAGGCGAGCTGTCCAAGGACCAGCTGCTGACCGATCCTGCCGAAGCTGCTGACTTCGTTGCCAAAACCAAGGTTGATGCCCTGGCGATTGCCATCGGCACCAGCCACGGCGCTTACAAGTTCACCCGCAAGCCCACCGGTGAAGTGCTGGCCATCAGCCGCATCGCTGAAATCCACAAGGCCATCCCCAACACCCACCTGGTGATGCACGGTTCCTCCTCCGTGCCCCAAGAGTGGCTGGAGATGATCAACAAGTACGGCGGTCAGATTCCTGAGACCTACGGCGTTCCCGTCGAGGAGATCCAGGAAGGCATCCGTAACGGTGTCCGCAAGGTGAACATCGACACCGATAACCGCCTGGCCTTCACCGCTGCTGTGCGTGAAGCCGCCGCTGCGGATCCTGCCAACTTCGATCCCCGCCACTTCAACAAGCCTGCTCGTAAGTACATGAAGCAGGTCTGCCTCGACCGCTACCAGCAGTTCTGGGCCGCCGGCAACGCCAGCAAGATCAAGCAGCGCGACATCAACTACTACGCCGGTCTGTATGCCAAGGGTTCCCTGGATCCCAAAACCGCAGTGGCTGCCTGA
- a CDS encoding Gfo/Idh/MocA family protein, with the protein MHSQSSQQPPIGVAIAGLGFGEAVHLPALQANPGLKPVALWHPRQERLDQACMSHGLKGFTEWDAVLSDPAVDAVIVTTPPAPRHDLARRALEAGKHLLLEKPVALHADQVADLQRLAVQKRLSVAVDFEYRAVPLFMQAARLLQAGAIGTPWLVKYDWLMSSRANAQRPWSWYSDAAQGGGVIGALGTHAFDTLHWLIGPSTDLRALHHTAIGQRPTPSGEMRSVDAEDVALIQAQLQAPDGQTMVPAQISLASVARNGRGCWIEVYGSEGSLTLGSDNQKDYVHGFSLCLSKDGDSPRVIQPDADLNFPTTWSDGRIAPVARLQGWWADSIRTGRPMVPGLSEGLLSQTACDQSQASHRSWCH; encoded by the coding sequence ATGCACTCTCAATCCTCCCAGCAACCACCCATCGGCGTCGCCATCGCCGGCCTGGGGTTCGGGGAGGCGGTCCACCTGCCAGCACTCCAGGCCAACCCTGGGCTCAAACCCGTCGCCCTTTGGCATCCACGCCAGGAACGACTGGATCAGGCTTGCATGAGCCATGGGCTGAAGGGCTTCACCGAATGGGATGCCGTGCTCTCGGATCCTGCAGTGGACGCCGTGATCGTTACCACCCCTCCAGCGCCGAGACATGACCTAGCCCGACGCGCTCTCGAAGCAGGAAAACATCTGTTGCTCGAGAAACCGGTCGCGCTCCATGCCGATCAGGTCGCGGATCTTCAGAGGCTGGCCGTGCAAAAGCGCCTCAGCGTCGCCGTGGATTTCGAATACCGGGCCGTTCCCCTGTTCATGCAGGCCGCCCGACTGCTTCAAGCGGGTGCCATTGGCACACCGTGGCTGGTGAAATACGACTGGCTAATGAGCAGTCGTGCCAATGCGCAGCGCCCCTGGAGCTGGTACTCCGATGCAGCCCAAGGCGGAGGCGTGATCGGTGCACTGGGAACCCATGCTTTTGACACTCTCCATTGGCTGATCGGCCCCAGCACCGACCTGCGAGCCCTTCATCACACCGCCATTGGCCAACGGCCCACACCCAGCGGCGAGATGCGTTCTGTTGATGCAGAGGATGTAGCCCTCATTCAGGCCCAACTTCAGGCCCCTGATGGGCAGACCATGGTTCCTGCCCAGATCAGCCTGGCCTCAGTCGCCCGCAACGGCCGGGGCTGCTGGATTGAGGTCTACGGCTCCGAAGGCAGCCTCACCCTCGGAAGCGACAACCAGAAGGACTACGTCCATGGGTTCAGTCTCTGCCTCAGCAAGGACGGGGACAGTCCAAGGGTGATCCAACCGGATGCCGACCTCAACTTCCCCACCACTTGGAGCGATGGTCGAATCGCACCCGTGGCACGGCTTCAAGGGTGGTGGGCTGACAGCATCCGCACGGGTCGACCCATGGTTCCTGGCCTGAGTGAAGGCCTGCTGAGCCAGACCGCTTGCGACCAATCCCAGGCCTCACATCGCTCCTGGTGCCACTGA
- the accD gene encoding acetyl-CoA carboxylase, carboxyltransferase subunit beta: MSLFDWFADRRKDQSVGKVTQEQDEGDGLWSKCSECGQVVYRKDLIANANVCSNCGHHNRIDSAERIALIADPGSFTAINGELEPTDPLGFKDRRAYADRLRETQAKTGLRDAVITGTCRVNDLPMALAVMDFRFMGGSMGSVVGERITRLVEKATDERLPLLIVCASGGARMQEGMLSLMQMAKISGALERHREQGLLYMPLLTHPTTGGVTASFAMLGDLILAEPKALIGFAGRRVIEQTLREKLPDDFQTAEYLQEKGFVDTIVPRTQLKSTLATLLRLHGSQPVGVAG, from the coding sequence ATGAGTCTCTTTGACTGGTTTGCTGATCGCCGCAAAGATCAGTCGGTCGGCAAGGTCACCCAAGAACAGGATGAGGGAGATGGCCTGTGGAGCAAATGCTCGGAATGTGGCCAAGTCGTTTACCGCAAGGACTTAATTGCCAATGCCAACGTCTGCAGTAACTGCGGCCATCACAACAGGATCGACAGCGCCGAGCGCATTGCCCTGATTGCTGATCCAGGCAGCTTCACCGCCATCAATGGCGAGCTGGAACCGACCGATCCGCTTGGTTTCAAGGATCGCCGTGCCTATGCCGATCGGCTGCGGGAAACCCAGGCCAAGACAGGTCTCAGAGATGCGGTGATCACGGGGACATGCCGGGTGAATGATCTCCCCATGGCCCTCGCGGTGATGGACTTTCGGTTCATGGGAGGGTCGATGGGATCCGTGGTGGGGGAGCGCATTACCCGCCTGGTGGAAAAAGCCACCGACGAGCGCCTGCCACTGCTGATCGTTTGCGCGTCGGGCGGTGCTCGCATGCAGGAAGGAATGCTCAGCTTGATGCAGATGGCCAAGATTTCCGGAGCCCTCGAACGCCACAGGGAACAAGGACTGCTTTATATGCCTCTGTTGACGCACCCCACCACGGGAGGGGTGACTGCCAGCTTCGCCATGCTTGGGGATCTGATCCTGGCCGAACCCAAGGCGTTGATCGGCTTCGCCGGACGCCGCGTGATCGAACAGACCCTGCGCGAAAAACTGCCTGACGATTTCCAGACAGCTGAATACCTGCAAGAGAAAGGTTTCGTCGACACCATCGTGCCCCGGACCCAGCTCAAGAGCACCCTCGCCACTTTGCTGCGACTGCACGGCAGCCAACCGGTTGGAGTGGCAGGTTGA
- a CDS encoding A24 family peptidase: MSTSILLLLAGACIGSFLNVVVWRLPRQESVVWPGSHCPNCGHGVRWHDNIPVLGWIALTGRCRDCGWSIPIRYPLVELLSAGLWWTAAGAHGFNPATSAGLNLIAGVLLVSLLLPLTLIDLDHLWLPEPLCRAGVIAGLTASLIAASTLMTGGAALMLSHLLGASAALLVLEGLSALAEKALGQPALGLGDAKLAALGGAWLGLQGVAIAMLLAIVGGAVIGSLARISGRLGPREPFPFGPFIATGIWLVWLQGPNWWWQHWLALFG; this comes from the coding sequence ATGAGCACGTCGATCCTGCTCCTGCTCGCGGGTGCCTGCATTGGAAGTTTTCTCAACGTGGTGGTCTGGCGCCTGCCCAGACAGGAGTCGGTCGTGTGGCCTGGAAGCCACTGTCCAAACTGCGGCCATGGGGTGCGTTGGCACGACAACATCCCTGTCCTGGGCTGGATAGCACTCACCGGTCGCTGTCGAGACTGCGGCTGGTCGATTCCCATCCGTTATCCCCTGGTGGAGTTGCTGAGTGCAGGTTTGTGGTGGACTGCAGCAGGGGCCCACGGCTTCAATCCGGCCACATCCGCAGGGCTGAACCTCATTGCCGGTGTGCTGCTGGTGAGCCTGCTGTTGCCGCTCACGTTGATCGATCTTGATCATCTCTGGTTGCCAGAGCCGCTCTGTCGCGCCGGAGTGATCGCGGGCCTGACGGCCAGCTTGATCGCCGCATCGACCCTCATGACCGGTGGCGCCGCCCTGATGCTCAGTCATCTGTTGGGGGCATCCGCTGCACTGCTGGTGCTGGAGGGGCTCAGTGCCTTAGCCGAAAAAGCCCTTGGTCAACCCGCACTTGGACTGGGAGACGCCAAGTTGGCAGCTCTGGGCGGTGCCTGGCTGGGCTTGCAAGGTGTCGCGATCGCCATGCTCCTGGCCATTGTGGGCGGGGCGGTGATTGGCTCACTCGCCCGAATTAGCGGGCGGCTCGGTCCTCGGGAACCCTTCCCCTTTGGCCCCTTCATCGCCACCGGCATCTGGCTGGTGTGGTTGCAGGGACCCAACTGGTGGTGGCAACACTGGCTTGCGCTCTTTGGGTAA
- a CDS encoding phosphoribulokinase — MSKRHPVVAVTGSSGAGTSTVKRAFEHIFARENITPAVVEGDSYHRFERMAMKQAMADALAKGENFSHFGPEANLFDKLEELFRVYGETGGGQKRYYLHSTEEAAHHNGRLNVNLEPGQFTPWEDIPSGTDLLFYEGLHGGVKGSGYDVAGLADLLVGVVPIVNLEWIQKISRDNAERGYSAEATVDTILRRMPDYINHICPQFSQTDINFQRVPTVDTSNPFMIRNIPTPDESFVIIHFRKGAREKWGIDFTYLLDMIHDSFMSSPTSIVVNGGKMGFAMELILTPIIHRMIEEKKKLA; from the coding sequence ATGTCGAAGCGCCATCCCGTTGTCGCCGTTACTGGTTCGTCCGGAGCCGGCACCAGCACCGTGAAACGGGCTTTCGAGCACATCTTCGCTCGCGAGAACATCACGCCTGCGGTGGTGGAAGGCGACAGCTACCACCGCTTCGAGCGCATGGCCATGAAACAGGCCATGGCCGACGCTCTGGCCAAAGGGGAGAACTTCTCCCACTTCGGCCCTGAAGCCAACCTCTTCGACAAGCTCGAAGAGCTATTTCGCGTCTATGGCGAAACCGGTGGTGGACAGAAGCGTTATTACCTGCACAGCACTGAAGAGGCTGCCCACCACAACGGCCGCCTCAATGTGAACCTGGAGCCCGGCCAGTTCACCCCTTGGGAAGACATCCCCTCCGGCACCGATCTTCTGTTCTACGAAGGCCTACACGGCGGTGTGAAAGGCAGCGGCTATGACGTGGCCGGCCTCGCTGACCTGCTGGTGGGTGTGGTGCCGATCGTGAACCTGGAGTGGATCCAGAAGATCTCCCGTGACAACGCCGAGCGTGGTTACTCCGCCGAGGCCACGGTCGACACGATCCTGCGCCGGATGCCTGATTACATCAATCACATCTGCCCGCAATTCAGCCAGACCGACATCAACTTCCAGCGTGTCCCCACCGTGGACACCTCGAACCCATTCATGATCCGGAACATCCCCACTCCGGATGAAAGCTTCGTGATCATTCACTTCCGCAAGGGAGCCCGTGAGAAATGGGGGATTGACTTCACTTATCTGCTCGACATGATCCACGATTCCTTCATGTCCAGCCCCACATCCATCGTGGTGAACGGCGGCAAGATGGGCTTCGCCATGGAACTGATCCTGACCCCGATCATTCACCGCATGATCGAAGAGAAGAAGAAGCTCGCCTGA
- the leuB gene encoding 3-isopropylmalate dehydrogenase, translated as MRQHRVVLLPGDGIGPEITAVARRLLEAVSERHGFTLSFEDQPIGGSAIDATGEPLPASTLAACRAADAVLLAAIGSPRFDSLPREKRPESGLLALRAGMELFANLRPVKIVPALIDASTLRPEVIEGVDLMVVRELTGGIYFGQPKGRVEADGEERGFNTMTYSSSEVDRIARVAFDLAKERRGQLCSVDKANVLDVSQLWRDRVDAMAPDYAGVEVSHMYVDNAAMQLVRAPRQFDVLLTGNLFGDILSDEAAMLTGSIGMLPSASLGSDGPGLFEPVHGSAPDIAGQDKANPMAMVLSAAMMLRIGLKEAQAASALEAAVDQVLADGFRTGDLMAEGCTALGCKAMGEALLKALDR; from the coding sequence ATGCGTCAGCATCGCGTCGTTCTGCTGCCCGGCGATGGCATCGGGCCGGAAATCACCGCGGTGGCCCGCCGGCTGCTGGAGGCGGTCAGCGAACGCCATGGCTTCACCCTCAGTTTTGAAGACCAGCCCATCGGTGGTTCTGCCATCGATGCCACTGGGGAACCTTTGCCCGCCAGCACACTTGCTGCCTGCCGTGCTGCTGATGCGGTCTTGCTAGCAGCCATTGGCAGCCCCAGATTTGACAGCCTGCCCCGCGAGAAACGTCCAGAGAGTGGCCTACTGGCACTGCGTGCCGGCATGGAGCTGTTCGCCAACCTGAGGCCAGTAAAAATCGTGCCGGCGCTGATCGATGCCAGCACCCTGCGGCCGGAGGTGATCGAGGGAGTCGATCTCATGGTGGTCCGTGAACTCACCGGGGGCATCTACTTCGGCCAACCCAAAGGGCGCGTCGAGGCCGATGGCGAAGAGCGCGGATTCAACACCATGACCTACTCCAGCTCGGAGGTGGATCGGATTGCCCGAGTAGCCTTCGATCTAGCGAAAGAACGCCGTGGTCAACTCTGTTCTGTCGACAAGGCCAATGTGCTGGATGTGAGCCAGCTGTGGCGGGATCGGGTTGACGCGATGGCACCGGACTATGCCGGTGTTGAAGTCAGCCACATGTACGTGGACAATGCCGCCATGCAATTGGTGCGGGCCCCGCGTCAGTTCGACGTGCTGCTCACCGGCAACCTCTTCGGGGATATTCTCAGCGACGAGGCCGCGATGCTGACTGGCTCCATCGGCATGTTGCCCTCAGCATCTCTGGGATCCGACGGGCCAGGTCTGTTTGAACCGGTGCACGGCTCAGCCCCCGACATTGCAGGGCAGGACAAGGCCAATCCCATGGCCATGGTGCTCTCAGCCGCGATGATGCTGCGCATTGGCCTGAAGGAAGCCCAAGCAGCATCCGCCTTGGAAGCCGCCGTGGATCAGGTGCTGGCAGACGGGTTCCGCACCGGTGATCTGATGGCCGAAGGCTGCACCGCCCTGGGCTGCAAGGCCATGGGTGAGGCCCTGCTCAAAGCCCTCGATCGCTAA
- the lpxD gene encoding UDP-3-O-(3-hydroxymyristoyl)glucosamine N-acyltransferase: MRFSQLIAALQQGEAGLQAHDLGEDPELSGAASLEKADAGQISFLEKGNALTSELEASGVGAVLLPDQPDLRELAQRRGLAWAVLRDPRLAFAETLEHLHPDPRPVAAIHPSAVIGNRVELGAGVSIGAHVCIADGSRIGAHSVIYPGVVIYGDVEIADHCVVHANAVLHPGSRLHRRCVIHSTAVVGSEGFGFVPTTKGWRKMPQTGLVVLEEGVEVGCGSTIDRPSVGETRIGAGTKIDNLVQIGHGVETGRGCALASQVGIAGGARLGNGVILAGQVGVANRAQIGDRAIASSKSGIHGEIAAGEVVSGYPAISNRLWLRCSAAFAKLPEMAKQLRELKKEIASLKDTPHAPQ, translated from the coding sequence ATGCGTTTCAGCCAGTTGATCGCCGCCCTCCAACAGGGAGAGGCCGGACTGCAGGCCCACGATCTCGGAGAGGATCCTGAACTCAGCGGTGCTGCGTCCCTTGAAAAGGCGGATGCCGGCCAGATCAGCTTCCTGGAGAAAGGCAATGCCCTCACCAGTGAGCTGGAGGCCAGCGGAGTGGGAGCCGTGCTGCTCCCGGATCAACCGGATTTACGCGAGCTCGCGCAACGACGAGGTCTGGCCTGGGCTGTTCTGCGTGATCCACGCCTGGCCTTTGCCGAAACCCTCGAACACCTGCATCCGGACCCGCGGCCCGTGGCCGCGATTCATCCCAGCGCGGTGATCGGTAACCGCGTTGAACTGGGGGCTGGAGTCTCGATCGGAGCCCACGTGTGCATCGCCGATGGCAGCCGCATCGGGGCGCACAGCGTGATTTATCCCGGCGTCGTGATCTACGGCGATGTGGAGATCGCTGACCATTGCGTGGTTCACGCCAACGCCGTCTTACATCCCGGCAGCCGCCTGCATCGCCGCTGTGTGATCCACTCCACCGCAGTCGTGGGTTCTGAAGGATTTGGCTTTGTTCCCACTACCAAAGGGTGGAGAAAGATGCCCCAGACCGGGCTTGTGGTGCTGGAAGAAGGGGTGGAAGTGGGGTGCGGCAGCACCATCGACCGTCCTTCTGTGGGAGAGACCCGCATTGGAGCAGGAACGAAAATCGACAACCTCGTGCAGATCGGCCACGGGGTGGAGACCGGTCGAGGCTGTGCCTTGGCCTCCCAGGTGGGCATCGCGGGTGGAGCGCGACTCGGCAATGGCGTGATTCTTGCCGGCCAAGTTGGCGTCGCCAATCGTGCGCAGATCGGTGACCGTGCCATTGCCAGCTCGAAGAGCGGCATCCATGGGGAGATCGCTGCTGGAGAGGTGGTCAGCGGCTATCCCGCCATCTCCAACCGTCTTTGGCTGCGCTGCTCCGCTGCCTTCGCCAAGTTGCCGGAGATGGCCAAGCAGCTCCGGGAGCTGAAGAAGGAGATTGCATCCCTCAAGGACACTCCCCATGCTCCTCAGTAA
- the proB gene encoding glutamate 5-kinase produces MTLRVVKVGTSLLRGQKGQTTADVIDQLTTALAESLDRGDRAVLVSSGAVGLGCRRLGRERRPEGVVGLQAAAAIGQGHLMGIYDQAMARHGRAVAQVLLTRSEIADRRSYTSASATLHQLLDWEVLPIVNENDTVSSAELRFGDNDTLSALVAAAVGADELILLTDIDSLYSADPRVDATAKPISDVHHPDELAELEEGAGDGGRWGTGGMTTKLAAARIATASGITVHLADGRQPGVLEELLDGGRGGTVFHPHPEPLGSRKSWLAHALEPMGNLRLDAGACQALRERGASLLLVGVQAIEGSFGPNQPVTLMDPDGQELARGLSSMSSEDLDRALAAATDQSADNKTNSPVVVHRDVLVMTATPTIRPQQL; encoded by the coding sequence ATGACCCTGCGGGTGGTGAAGGTGGGCACCAGCCTGCTCAGGGGGCAGAAGGGTCAGACCACCGCCGACGTGATCGATCAACTGACCACCGCCCTGGCCGAGAGCCTTGACCGTGGTGATCGAGCTGTTCTGGTGAGCAGTGGTGCGGTTGGTCTGGGCTGCCGGCGTTTGGGACGGGAGAGGCGTCCGGAGGGAGTGGTTGGGCTTCAAGCCGCTGCAGCGATCGGGCAGGGGCATCTCATGGGCATCTACGACCAGGCCATGGCACGCCATGGCCGTGCTGTAGCTCAGGTCTTGCTGACCCGTTCCGAGATCGCCGACCGCCGCAGCTACACCAGCGCATCAGCGACCTTGCACCAGCTGCTCGATTGGGAGGTGCTTCCGATCGTGAATGAGAACGACACGGTGTCGTCGGCCGAATTGAGATTCGGCGACAACGACACCCTGTCAGCCCTTGTGGCTGCAGCAGTGGGGGCAGATGAGCTGATTCTGCTGACCGATATTGACTCGCTGTATTCCGCCGATCCCCGGGTGGATGCCACAGCCAAACCCATCAGTGATGTGCACCATCCCGACGAGCTGGCTGAACTGGAGGAAGGCGCTGGAGATGGCGGACGCTGGGGCACCGGTGGCATGACCACCAAATTGGCTGCCGCAAGAATCGCCACGGCCAGCGGCATCACGGTGCATCTGGCCGACGGTCGTCAGCCAGGCGTCTTGGAAGAGCTGCTGGATGGCGGACGGGGCGGAACGGTGTTCCACCCCCACCCGGAACCCCTTGGCAGTCGCAAAAGTTGGCTGGCGCACGCTCTGGAACCCATGGGCAATCTCCGCCTGGACGCCGGCGCATGCCAGGCCCTGCGCGAGCGGGGAGCCTCACTGTTACTTGTTGGAGTGCAGGCCATCGAAGGCAGCTTTGGCCCGAACCAACCGGTGACCCTGATGGACCCTGATGGTCAAGAACTCGCACGCGGCCTGAGCTCCATGAGCAGTGAGGACCTGGATCGCGCCCTTGCTGCAGCGACTGATCAAAGCGCTGACAACAAGACCAACTCACCAGTGGTGGTGCACAGGGATGTGCTGGTGATGACGGCCACGCCTACGATCCGGCCGCAGCAGCTCTGA
- a CDS encoding YqeG family HAD IIIA-type phosphatase — protein MQRQWLLPDWDPGLTVVQLPLEHLLDRGITALLLDVDRTLLPGHDVRLPDAVMGWATSAQRHLRLHLFSNNPSRHRIGAVADQLGVSYTSGAAKPRRAALRKVLRDLQVQPDELAIVGDRLFTDVLAGNRLGLYTVLVRPLKADGTPCPHDRVQRFERKVARLLGAERQ, from the coding sequence ATGCAGCGTCAGTGGCTTCTTCCTGACTGGGACCCTGGCCTGACGGTGGTGCAACTGCCGCTCGAGCATCTGCTCGATCGCGGCATCACCGCGTTACTGCTGGATGTGGATCGCACCCTGCTACCCGGCCATGACGTGCGCTTGCCGGATGCGGTCATGGGATGGGCCACGTCGGCCCAACGCCACCTGCGCCTGCATCTGTTTAGCAATAACCCATCTCGCCATCGCATTGGTGCCGTGGCCGATCAACTCGGTGTGAGTTACACCAGCGGTGCTGCGAAGCCTCGGCGCGCTGCACTGCGCAAGGTGCTGCGCGATCTGCAGGTGCAACCCGATGAGCTGGCGATCGTGGGAGACCGCCTGTTCACCGATGTGCTGGCTGGAAATCGCCTGGGTCTCTACACCGTTCTGGTGCGACCCCTCAAGGCCGATGGCACACCATGTCCCCATGACCGGGTGCAACGTTTTGAACGGAAAGTGGCCCGCCTGTTGGGAGCTGAACGGCAATGA
- a CDS encoding DUF3727 domain-containing protein, protein MTASGPGNSGEVPTVLVRDSTGRDLLCFLEQLIPLDGKDYALLTPVDTPVCLFRLQDEGDPELIESIADSEQILSIADVVLQEHELTLVRSAVTLTVSGELDEPEPEDLEDEEGDDDDSETYELLVSFVADNQDYGLYIPLDPFFVVARMEESGAVLVEGEDFDRIQPRIEAELEEREPAE, encoded by the coding sequence ATGACCGCCAGCGGCCCCGGCAATAGCGGAGAAGTGCCCACCGTCCTGGTGAGGGACAGCACGGGCAGAGATCTGCTCTGTTTTCTGGAACAACTGATTCCCCTGGATGGCAAGGACTACGCCCTGCTGACACCTGTCGACACCCCGGTGTGTCTCTTCCGCCTCCAAGACGAAGGAGACCCTGAATTAATCGAATCCATCGCCGACAGTGAGCAGATCTTGTCCATCGCCGATGTCGTTCTCCAAGAGCATGAGCTCACTCTCGTTCGCTCCGCAGTCACCCTGACTGTGAGTGGTGAACTGGATGAACCAGAACCGGAAGACCTCGAAGACGAGGAGGGAGACGACGATGACTCCGAGACCTACGAACTGCTGGTGAGCTTTGTGGCGGACAACCAGGACTACGGCCTCTACATTCCTCTGGACCCCTTCTTTGTCGTGGCTCGCATGGAAGAGTCCGGTGCCGTTCTGGTGGAGGGCGAGGATTTTGATCGCATCCAACCGCGCATCGAAGCCGAACTGGAAGAGCGAGAGCCGGCCGAGTGA